In Cryptococcus gattii WM276 chromosome N, complete sequence, a single window of DNA contains:
- a CDS encoding Hypothetical Protein (Similar to TIGR gene model, INSD accession AAW47141.1): MVVQDINNEQFFPESLLEEHDFPPSYDSSLATAAGPSHPVGSTGEAQERTIPEHIRFLFTGPTNAEPLLGSGGHDLSVRERVKRVEWVKKGDQIQSTDSKLSDPDLLYDWLRLMAMEPPKVTVQCYGSHMETCEQDTFVMENGTHLILKRGETQTIVDFDFTIDLSDIVNHPDNLSNIHLYTAFPWYITQRGTYRSSYSASYRPPKYYHGPLDNAVYAGEDELYESLLTSSDGFNTTLPGLPPKPQEQKKDKKWREYRHRKGIPGWVKREDVPEFEKGKDKGKDKDKRKDRKKDKRRGSEGENVVVDEQNSDVDVEQARNEGINNMKPNLRAWCQAYCDDRGLLKEFILKKELCGWDFDGLNSAINGAILSTGYQSPFISVNISIDNVAVVVRPDNLLSRALSNSWIYFFSWLFMIYPFIWIWKHCHSLGGAPWVVAFASYALKIYPPLPSTFPSEPISSASDRLPSLPKLHPELPPSPQLQYGPKGVHYLVGRKEGEWFREWEERIRMGVRMRFKGVLQGGTVEETRVELDGY, translated from the exons ATGGTAGTACAAGACATCAATAACGAACAGTTCTTTCCAGAATCATTGCTCGAGGAGCACGACTTTCCGCCATCTTACGACTCATCCTTGGCTACGGCCGCTGGCCCTTCTCACCCCGTCGGCAGCACTGGCGAGGCGCAAGAAAGGACTATTCCAGAGCACATCCGGTTCCTCTTCACAGGACCTACCAATGCTGAGCCTCTCCTAGGTTCCGGGGGACATGATTTGTCTGTGCGAGAGAGAGTGAAGAGGGTTGAATGGGTCAAAAAGGGCGATCAGATTCAGAGTACGGACTCTAAACTTTCAGATC CCGATCTACTGTATGACTGGCTGCGGCTCATGGCTATGGAACCACCAAAGGTGACCGTCCAATGCTACGGTTCTCATATGGAAACGTGCGAGCAGGATACATTCGTTATGGAGAATGGAACTCATCTTATTTTGAAGCGTGGAGAAACACAAACTATTGTCGATTTTGACTTTACC ATCGACTTGTCTGACATTGTTAACCATCCAGACAACCTTTCCAACATCCATCTGTATACCGCTTTCCCATGGTACATCACCCAGCGCGGCACATATCGTTCATCATATTCCGCCTCTTATCGCCCGCCAAAATATTATCATGGACCTCTTGACAATGCCGTCTACGCAGGTGAAGATGAATTGTATGAATCTCTTCTCACATCATCGGACGGTTTCAACACCACTCTTCCCGGTCTGCCGCCCAAGCCACAGgagcagaagaaggataaaaaGTGGAGAGAATACAGACATCGGAAGGGTATACCGGGATGGGTGAAGAGGGAGGATGTGCCAGAGTTTGAGAAAGGGAAGGACAAGGGCAAGGATAAGGATAAGAGAAAGGAtaggaagaaggataagaGGCGGGGCTCGGAAGGCGAGAATGTCGTTGTGGACGAGCAGAACTCAGACGTTGATGTCGAACAGGCCAGAAATGAAGGAATCAACAATATGAAGCCGAACCTTAGGGCATGGTGCCAGGCCTATTGTGACGATCGCGGCCTCTTGAAGGAATTTATTCTGAAGAAGGAGCTTTGCGGATGGGACTTTGACGGTTTGAA CTCAGCGATTAATGGTGCCATTCTCTCAACGGGCTATCAATCCCCCTTCATCTCGGTGAACATCAGTATAGACAATGTTGCCGTCGTTGTTCGTCCCGATAACCTCTTAAGTCGAGCTCTTTCCAAC TCATGGATCTACTTTTTTAGCTGGCTATTCATGATCTACCCGTTCATTTGGATCTGGAAACACTGCCATAGCTTGGGCGGAGCACCCTGGGTTGTTGCTTTTGCCTCCT ATGCCTTGAAGATCTACCCCCCTCTTCCATCCACTTTCCCCTCCGAACCCATTTCATCCGCCTCCGACCGTCTCCCAAGTCTTCCGAAACTTCACCCCGAACTTCCTCCTTCACCTCAACTGCAGTATGGTCCCAAGGGGGTACATTACCTAGtaggaaggaaagaaggtgaaTGGTTTAGGGAGTGGGAGGAGAGAATTAGAATGGGAGTTAGGATGAGATTTAAGGGGGTGCTGCAAGGTGGTACTGTAGAAGAAACTAGAGTTGAGCTGGATGGATACTAA
- a CDS encoding Vacuolar membrane protein, putative (Similar to TIGR gene model, INSD accession AAW47140.1) — protein MRSLSLLAIAICARSAVAAQSPFTLGYADQVDSDVRLDQYNVEPYETTSKEVSTYASTIVSTLSSSPYHTTFLHLLQRAKCIPMLAHIGNATVFAPTDQAWKEWSERNNPDLSISNVDRGDSVNGWLGPEGLDEWLRDEEEVILSRVAVSGDEDLERKIMDNQNWALRQHLLYHMFNYTLPLSSFLPSEVSNVTLQTTLLYPLEKQPPLPPVPEPGAPWLPHGGEGLLGGHGQRLRIARVGSKEGGKNGKVGLEWDGEGGVEIWDGKGWEKGNDSASELPGARWVRNGVVVGIDGVLDTPPSIEQLIRTHPSLSYLSSILSLSSPPKPLPSSFSSTPHLTIFAPSNEAFMERFDDIEKEYLEGPYGEEGVGRIVSQSVILGKDGKGVVWSDTLGKNDSQFNAVSGEHLEVSSSPFMVTVNNTSSSIPDILASNGVIHILPSLLLPPSFNLLNSAEKILLSLNATQFVSLMRSANLSEKYIGENSEGGYTILAPTDDVLDVLDKWDVPTAQSTGRIPRTLSDISKKPSFPDPSPLSALLQYHILPRRLLPTDIVDGQLLPTELQTSSLNGARQRLRVEVAEKDGKKGKGKARSGWETVGEGEVRFGGATVLGKPVKSGNNVIYLISSLLSPPDTVLQTAVSDLQLSTFIAALYASDLAKTTKRLAATTFFIPRNPAFTDLGLAMEWLLAADGKDDLRKVVKYHMVEGIIYSEDVDRGKRIYKTVEGGDVVIERTKPPHGHGPDIITIGSPTKWPSHDSGSSLPSNGELFPANVTRPDSLTDTGVIHTIDQVVLPSDVNLTVGKLIKGSKQLTMSDLMVRAGLGWILEGREPSKEEVQKAELEGRVKSWDEDGDEDEGKEDDIAHPAYIVLCPSDKAFSKLNLTYYISTPPALRSLLMLHIIPSSSLPQSSSLSSTIPPQKGQPLTLYDDSIYKTLLSNSSKYGDLAFRRTGDGSWIVGIKDARGEERVRGDSARVGMAGRASVRWKYPRKDAASNLENDGGEQDRKHQDGRDRLWEGGMTLGGGVMMIDSVLIPYEPSWFSRWGLLTITLVGISILILAAAGSIGYWFWTGRKDEYMPILVEEDGEPEGEEHA, from the exons ATGCGCTCTCTGTCGCTCCTCGCAATCGCCATCTGCGCACGTTCGGCCGTGGCTGCGCAATCGCCATTCACTCTTGGCTACGCTGATCAAGTCGATTCGGATGTTCGGTTGGATCAATATAATGTTGAACCTTACG AAACAACAAGTAAAGAAGTATCGACTTACGCGTCGACGATCGTTTCCACGCTGTCGTCTTCGCCCTACCATACAACATTCCTTCATTTGCTTCAAAGAGCAAAGTGTATACCTATGCTAGCTCATATAGGCAATGCCACTGTATTCGCTCCTACGGATCAAGCCTGGAAAGAATGGTCTGAACGGAATAACCCGGACCTTTCAATATCTAATGTTGACCGTGGAGACTCTGTCAATGGCTGGCTAGGTCCTGAAGGTCTCGATGAGTGGCTcagagatgaagaagaagtaaTATTATCGCGTGTGGCTGTTAGCGGTGACGAAGATCTAGAAAGAAAGATCATGGATAATCAAAATTGGGCTCTTCGACAACATCTGCTCTACCACATGTTCAACTATACCCTTCCTTTATCGTCTTTCCTCCCTTCTGAGGTCTCAAATGTTACTCTTCAGACAACGCTTCTATACCCTCTAGAAAAGCAGCCTCCTCTACCCCCAGTCCCCGAACCGGGTGCGCCCTGGCTACCCCATGGTGGCGAAGGTTTATTAGGAGGGCACGGTCAACGTCTCAGGATAGCTAGGGTTGGAAGTAAAGAGGGCGGAAAGAACGGCAAAGTAGGGTTGGAGTGGGATGGGGAAGGCGGAGTGGAAATTTGGGATGGGAAGGGATGGGAAAAAGGGAATGACTCGGCCAGCGAACTTCCGGGGGCGAGATGGGTGAGAAATGGGGTGGTGGTTGGTATCGATGGTGTTCTTGACACGCCGCCTAGCATAG AGCAACTCATTCGTACTCACCCTTCGCTATCTTATCTCTCTTCTATTCTCTCCTTGTCATCGCCCCCAAAGCCCCTGCCTTCGTCTTTCTCTTCGACACCTCATTTGACAATATTTGCTCCTTCCAATGAAGCATTCATGGAAAGATTTGATGACATTGAAAAGGAATATCTAGAAGGACCATATGGGGAGGAAGGTGTAGGGAGAATAGTTTCGCAAAGCGTGATACTGGGCAAGGATGGCAAAGGAGTCGTTTGGAGTGATACGTTGGGCAAGAACGACAGCCAGT TTAACGCTGTCTCTGGAGAACATCTTGAGgtttcctcttctccattcATGGTCACTGTCAACAACACCTCCTCATCCATACCTGATATTCTAGCGTCTAACGGTGTCATCCACATACTTCCCTCactccttcttcctccttcaTTCAACTTGCTCAATTCTGCGGAGAAGATCCTTCTGTCACTCAACGCTACCCAATTTGTCTCGTTGATGCGCTCTGCCAACTTGTCAGAAAAGTATATCGGTGAAAACTCCGAGGGAGGATACACTATTTTGGCGCCGACAGATGATGTGTTGGATGTCTTGGACAAGTGGGATGTACCTACTGCTCAAAGCACAGGTAGGATACCCCGCACATTATCCGACATCTCCAAAAAACCTTCATTCCCAGACCCCTCCCCCTTATCCGCATTGCTGCAATACCATATCCTTCCtcgtcgtcttcttcctACAGACATTGTAGACGGTCAGCTTCTACCAACCGAGCTACAGACTTCGTCTTTAAATGGAGCAAGACAGAGGTTGAGGGTCGAAGTGGCCGAAAAGGATGgaaaaaagggaaagggtAAAGCAAGGAGCGGGTGGGAGACCGTGGGAGAGGGTGAAGTGAGATTTGGCGGAGCGACTGTTTTAGGGAAGCCTG TGAAATCAGGCAATAACGTCATCTATCTCATatcttccctcctctctccGCCAGACACGGTATTGCAAACCGCGGTATCAGACCTTCAGCTATCTACTTTCATAGCCGCCCTATACGCCTCTGATTTGGCTAAAACCACCAAACGTCTCGCGGCTACAACATTTTTCATCCCCCGAAACCCTGCTTTTACCGATCTCGGTTTGGCGATGGAATGGTTACTTGCAGCTGACGGGAAGGATGATCTAAGAAAGGTTGTCAAGTATCACATGGTGGAAGGGATAATCTATTCTGAAGATGTGGACAGAGGGAAAAGGATTTACAAAACAGTAGAGGGCGGCGACGTGGTTATTGAACGTACTAAGCCCCCTCATGGGCATGGACCTGATATCATTACAATTGGCTCACCCACAAAGTGGCCATCCCACGATTCTGGCTCTTCCCTCCCTTCAAATGGCGAGCTTTTCCCGGCCAATGTCACGCGCCCGGACAGTCTTACTGACACCGGTGTGATCCATACGATTGATCAGGTGGTCCTTCCCTCGGATGTTAATTTGACGGTGGGCAAGCTGATCAAGGGGAGTAAGCAGTTGACGATGAGTGATTTGATGGTTCGGGCCGGATTGGGATGGATATTGGAAGGTAGAGAACCTAGCAAAGAGGAGGTACAAAAAGCGGAGTTAGAAGGAAGGGTTAAGAGTTGggatgaggatggagatgaagatgaaggaaaggaagacGATATTGCGCACCCTGCATACATCGTACTTTGTCCTTCTGACAAAGCGTTTTCCAAGCTTAATCTGACGTATTACATCTCCACTCCTCCCGCGCTTCGCTCCCTGCTTATGCTCCACATcatcccctcttcctcccttccTCAATCGTCCTCCCTCTCATCCACCATACCGCCTCAAAAAGGACAACCCCTCACCCTTTACGACGATTCTATTTACAAAACGCTCTTATCAAACTCTAGCAAGTACGGTGACCTAGCATTCAGGAGGACAGGAGATGGCAGCTGGATTGTGGGCATAAAAGACGCTCGGGGTGAGGAGAGGGTGAGAGGAGATTCGGCTAGGGTTGGTATGGCAGGGCGAGCTAGTGTGAGGTGGAAGTATCCCCGAAAGGATGCAGCTTCAAACCTTGAGAACGACGGGGGCGAACAAGATCGGAAGCATCAGGATGGACGAGATAGGTTGTGGGAAGGTGGGATGACCCTTGGAGGGGgggtgatgatgattgatTCGGTTCTTATACCATACGAACCCAGCTGGTTCTCTAG ATGGGGATTGCTCACAATCACTCTGGTTGGAATCAGCATCCTTATACTAGCAGCTGCTGGTAGCATAGGATACTGGTTCTGGACGGGCAGGAAAGATGAGTACATGCCAATTttggtggaagaggatggtgaACCGGAAGGAGAGGAGCACGCCTGA
- a CDS encoding Cell division control protein 25, putative (Similar to TIGR gene model, INSD accession AAW47142.1): MADQENLDPESSFLVRAKFDFTATDGSALSFNEGNIIQVFSKLASGWWDGMLNGRRGWFPSNYVDEINEDEVVVTEVEYEREQEPEPEGSMLNVDDVLRGDWGGDWGGAGLEQLAREMMEGNEGPDDGVGFIMEAQRRKAQLNNDMTDEFDLTTKTATKTVLQDDTLKAHRISLPEVPKDAEEGEDAWIPSITPDGQVYYHNTQTGEDSWELPLSTPFDTSDPYLQSDDQFFSSITSSTSLTLGDNDRFLALSQTHSDIPYPWIPKLSDDGREWFYHNRLTGQIQRERPAGSDAESMLDIGLNMTRLSTNSRPPTIRQSLLLRRKAIEEWESKMTHSLCLLTTPTPPPTMGQLLEIVNEALRGILEATVAGSAAEEEMSRAADLGSESGMASALLREEGAIEALQAAYHGTLASIRDLLQSFGYIGPGEFMDDLPRPRWVGDMTLIGSIGVLSSAVHATVNSKRPSGTGLSIWSEVLRSATKLKDVVNNFPSLYFAGDTYTPTDQREEKDGNRVIGWLGYEHLTLGEPMGGKWGFGKIIKGYKVLDRSAVMECQCVRAEYDDTLKALATSPDLTGSVMEVLRVAKKFAKVVTEIDIASKIDVDGDMGNISEAVGSKTREDDLQEYAQLVEQARHNLADLDITLQSINEIPISILNALSTGRNPSDDLDRLTIRLNTTFRGLSTLLIISREQQSANEQGLIRGQTGVRSPKFNLPKQPSTSSHTHTRSGSVASTVSRASRLSDLVRRKVKGLAEDFTNAEDASEARDRPREMFFSSVSASQSQTSLHNVHRASASSSNTSLAYQPTESDGLQSQKANNRSSILKAFRRHISGSDTPDSQGGSSRKGASKKLAKLLGEDMSQIPAFSVPPPHPHPRHIQQHQMHHPPPAQPETPWYMKDDYVAGEIIFDEKGAVKAGTLRALIVRLTSHTIADTPFFQAFLLTFRSFTNPAELFNHLQDRYYLPLPSQLDPEQYEEWRNKKKWYIQLRVVNALRQWLEKHFIRETDDDVLNKVEELALRMPEEDGKAELMSKQLLQLVAKRRQSEPEQMNSGTSGSLLSPPAPLLPRVSGRPLRLTDIAPLELARQLTILESTLYQRIRPTECLQKIYADEVQGQLLAPNVRKVILTANILAGWIALLILQHKDAKSRAQMYKHWLQTAVECRNLNNFSSVAAIIAGLNSSPISRLHRTRELLSAKTLAIKEDLDKAMDSSRNFMNYKDMLKTINPPCVPFLGFYLTALVFIEDGNKAFIEPGAPTKGNSMPPSTSNGSLSAYASSSQQSNLAQEETVIPTKPLINFFKRSLSAEILRDIQQYQSMPYRLARSRFIQDWIQKEFDIVHNDSRDYYELSVEIEPREKEEERITRMLHDSGFI; this comes from the exons ATGGCTGACCAAGAAAACTTAGACCCGGAATCATCTTTTCTCGTGCGGGCAAAGTTTGACTTTACAGCCACAGATGGTAGTGCACTGTCCTTCAATGAAGGCAACATCATTCAAGTCTTCTCAAAATTGGCAAGTGGGTGGTGGGATGGCATGTTaaatggaagaaggggcTGGTTCCCCAGCAATTACGTGGATGAGATCAACGAGGACGAAGTGGTAGTCACAGAAGTTGAATATGAAAGGGAGCAGGAGCCTGAACCAGAAGGCAGTATGCTTAACGTGGACGATGTTCTGAGGGGCGATTGGGGAGGGGATTGGGGAGGTGCAGGCTTGGAACAGCTTGCAAGGGAAATGATGGAGGGGAACGAGGGGCCAGATGATGGAGTAGGCTTCATAATGGAAGCGCAAAGGAGGAAGGCTCAGCTCAATAACGACATGACGGACGAATTCGACTTGACTACGAAGACAGCGACGAAGACCGTTCTGCAAGATGATACGCTCAAGGCTCATCGTATATCCCTTCCCGAAGTACCAAAGGACGCAGAAGAGGGTGAGGACGCTTGGATTCCTTCCATCACCCCTGACGGCCAG GTGTACTACCACAATACTCAAACGGGAGAAGACTCGTGGGAGCTTCCATTGAGCACACCTTTCGACACTTCCGATCCTTACCTTCAGTCAGACGACCAATTTTTTTCGTCCATAACCTCTTCGACTTCCCTTACCCTTGGCGACAACGACCGTTTCCTTGCCCTCTCTCAAACACATAGCGATATACCATATCCATGGATACCAAAGCTCAGCGACGATGGTCGAGAATGGTTTTATCATAACCGTTTAACTGGCCAGATTCAGCGTGAGAGGCCGGCGGGTAGCGATGCCGAGAGCATGTTAGACATTGGTCTGAATATGACTCGCCTGTCGACTAACTCTCGACCACCGACCATCAGACAgtctctccttcttcgACGGAAAGCCATTGAAGAATGGGAATCCAAGATGACCCATTCTCTGTGCCTTCTCACTACTCCTACCCCCCCACCTACAATGGGTCAGCTTCTTGAAATTGTCAACGAAGCCCTTCGTGGGATTCTCGAAGCCACTGTGGCGGGCTCTGCAgctgaggaagagatgTCCCGTGCAGCTGATCTCGGCAGTGAATCTGGCATGGCGTCCGCCTTACTTCGTGAAGAAGGTGCTATTGAAGCTCTTCAAGCCGCTTATCACGGTACACTTGCATCAATCCGTGACCTCCTTCAGTCATTTGGGTATATTGGCCCTGGAGAATTTATGGATGACCTCCCTCGACCTAGATGGGTAGGCGATATGACCCTCATCGGTTCAATCGGCGTTCTCTCCTCAGCTGTCCACGCCACAGTCAATTCCAAGCGCCCATCGGGCACTGGCCTCTCGATCTGGTCCGAAGTTCTTCGAAGCGCTACCAAACTTAAAGACGTTGTCAATAATTTCCCTTCACTCTACTTTGCTGGTGATACCTATACTCCGACGGACCAGCGAGAAGAGAAAGACGGGAATCGTGTTATTGGTTGGCTTGGCTATGAACATCTTACTCTTGGTGAACCCATGGGTGGTAAATGGGGATTCGGCAAAATCATCAAAGGCTATAAAGTGCTTGACCGGTCGGCGGTTATGGAATGTCAGTGTGTGCGAGCGGAGTATGACGATACGCTTAAAGCCCTTGCAACCTCACCTGATTTGACTGGGAGTGTGATGGAGGTCTTACGTGTAGCGAAGAAATTTGCGAAAGTTGTTACAGAAATTGACATTGCGAGTAAAATCGATGTAGATGGAGATATGGGGAACATCTCAGAAGCGGTGGGGTCGAAGACAAGGGAAGATGATTTGCAAGAGTATGCGCAACTTGTAGAGCAAGCTAGACACAATCTAGCGGATCTTGACATCACACTTCAATCGATCAACGAGATTCCGATTTCTATTTTGAATGCTCTTTCAACTGGACGGAATCCGTCTGATGATCTTGATCGATTAACAATCCGGCTAAACACCACATTCCGAGGCCTTTCTACCCTCTTGATTATATCGCGAGAACAGCAATCTGCCAATGAGCAAGGGCTCATCCGTGGCCAGACTGGTGTGCGATCACCTAAATTTAATCTTCCCAAACAACCCAGCACTTCTTCTCACACCCACACTCGTTCAGGTTCCGTCGCTTCTACCGTTTCTCGCGCCTCGCGCTTATCAGACTTAGTTAGACGAAAGGTCAAGGGTCTGGCAGAAGACTTTACCAACGCCGAAGATGCTTCTGAAGCACGCGACCGACCAAGGGAGATGTTTTTTTCCTCTGTTTCCGCTTCCCAATCCCAAACGTCCTTACATAATGTTCATCGAGCAAGCGCATCAAGCAGTAACACATCGCTCGCGTACCAGCCCACTGAGAGCGACGGCCTGCAATCTCAAAAAGCAAATAACCGAAGTTCTATCCTCAAAGCCTTTAGGCGACACATCTCAGGCTCAGATACCCCCGATAGCCAAGGCGGGTCGTCGCGGAAGGGTGCATCTAAGAAGCTCGCAAAGCTGTTGGGTGAAGATATGTCACAGATACCTGCGTTTAGTGTACCTCCGCCACATCCCCATCCACGTCACATCCAACAACACCAAATGCACCACCCGCCGCCTGCTCAGCCCGAGACACCGTGGTACATGAAGGATGACTACGTGGCAGGCGAGATTATATTTGATGAAAAGGGAGCAGTCAAAGCAGGTACACTTAGAGCTTTAATTGTGCGACTGACCTCGCATACTATCGCTG ATactcccttcttccaagCTTTCCTTTTGACGTTCCGCTCGTTTACCAATCCTGCTGAGCTGTTCAACCATCTACAAGACCGGTACTACCTTCCTCTGCCCTCGCAACTTGACCCAGAGCAATACGAAGAGTGGCGAAATAAGAAGAAATGGTACATTCAGTTGAGAGTGGTGAACGCGTTGAGGCAGTGGCTGGAGAAACATTTTATCAGAGAGACGGATGATGACGTGCTGAACAAGGTGGAGGAATTGGCGTTAAGGATGCCtgaagaggatgggaaGGCGGAGTTGATGTCGAAGCAATTGTTACAGCTGGTTGCGAAACGC CGTCAGAGCGAACCTGAGCAAATGAATTCCGGAACATCCGGttctctcctctccccaCCCGCCCCTCTGCTACCTCGCGTCTCTGGCCGTCCTCTTCGGTTGACTGACATTGCCCCTCTTGAGCTTGCACGACAGTTGACCATCCTTGAGTCCACGCTATATCAAAGGATCAGGCCTACAGAATGCTTACAAAAGATCTATGCGGACGAAGTACAAGGTCAATTGTTGGCGCCCAATGTGCGAAAGGTGATCCTCACGGCGAATATTCTGGCTGGTTGGATTGCGCTACTTATTTTGCAACATAAGGATGCAAAATCAAGAGCGCAGATGTATAAGCATTGGCTTCAGACTGCAGTT GAATGTCGAAACCTGAACAACTTTTCGTCTGTTGCTGCTATTATTGCCGGCCTCAATTCTTCTCCCATATCTCGACTACATAGGACCAGGGAACTCTTGAGTGCCAAGACTCTCGCAATCAAAGAGGACCTTGATAAAGCGATGGACTCTTCTAGGAATTTTATGAACTACAAAGACATGCTCAAAACAATCAATCCCCCTTGTGTGCCTTTCCTAG GGTTCTATCTAACGGCATTGGTGTTTATTGAGGACGGTAATAAGGCTTTCATTGAACCCGGCGCCCCCACGAAGGGTAACTCTATGCCACCCTCAACGTCGAATGGTTCTTTATCCGCCTatgcttcttcttcccaacAATCCAACCTCGCACAAGAAGAGACTGTCATTCCTACCAAACCGCTGATCAACTTCTTTAAACGCTCGTTATCCGCAGAGATCCTTCGAGATATTCAGCAATACCAATCGATGCCCTACAGGCTTGCCAGAAGCAGGTTCATCCAAGACTGGATACAAAAGGAGTTTGATATAGTGCATAACGATTCAAGAGACTATTACGAACTGAGTGTGGAGATTGAGCCcagggaaaaagaagaagagagaatTACGAGAATGTTACATGATTCT GGATTCATATAA
- a CDS encoding Hypothetical protein (Similar to TIGR gene model, INSD accession AAW47143.1; CNN01850) — MPIGPALPPHLAHLAAASSRSPSASPPPGPSVPAGPAVLVDKEEEEEEYVPALPPHLLAARKARASSSGVEKKAASPSIGTSVGPSVGTTLPAAGPSRPSPVPGPSFLEDYDSDDELIGPVPVPTAGGEEDDDEAQAAVREFLEREERRRKQAEEKDKPKALQREEWMLVPPSSGVLSNVDPLKKRATTFSRSTAQPETDSSVWTETPAEKAQRIADEVAGVKRKKDKAGDRILTFEEEEEDRRKRRRDMEIKQELHKYNRGPSLLNQHADKLAKKKQNGEDDDAPAIWDHDRDMGVTGRLLTDQERSRKIKEARGLGDRFGHGKGGAYQM, encoded by the exons ATGCCTATTGGTCCTGCTCTTCCGCCTCACCTGGCTCACCTTGCTGCAGCCTCCTCCCGATCTCCCTCGGCATCTCCGCCACCAGGACCTTCAGTCCCTGCAGGTCCTGCGGTACTTGTAgacaaagaagaagaagaggaggagtATGTCCCTGCTTTACCTCCTCACTTATTAGCAGCACGAAAAGCAAGAGCCTCTTCGAGTGGTGtagagaagaaggcggCCAGCCCGAGTATTGGTACATCCGTCGGTCCGTCTGTCGGCACTACTCTTCCTGCTGCTGGGCCTTCTCGACCTTCGCCCGTTCCCGGTCCATCGTTTCTAGAAGATTATGATTCCGATGATGAATTAATCGGTCCCGTACCTGTTCCCACTGCAGGcggagaagaggatgatgatgaggcGCAAGCAGCAGTGAGAGAATTTCTtgagagagaggagagaaggaggaagcAAGCGGAAGAAAAGGATAAGCCAAAGGCCCTTCAAAGAGAAGAATGGATGTTGGTCCCCCCTAGTAGCGGTGTTTTATCCAATG TCGACCCTTTGAAGAAACGAGCGACCACATTCTCCCGATCTACCGCCCAGCCAGAAACAGATAGTTCTGTTTGGACCGAAACTCCTGCTGAGAAGGCTCAACGAATTGCCGATGAAGTTGCTGGAGTAAAGCGGAAAAAGGACAAGGCTGGTGACAGGATCTTGACgtttgaagaagaggaggaagatcgaagaaaaagaaggagagatATGGAAATCAAGCAAGAGCTTCACAAATATAAC CGCGGTCCTTCGTTGTTAAACCAGCATGCGGATAAGCTAGCCAAGAAGAAACAAAACGGCGAAGACGACGATGCGCCTGCTATCTGGGATCACGACAGAGATATGGGCGTCACTGGCAGATTGCTAACCGATCAAGAGAGGAGTAGGAAAATAAAAGAAGCTAGAGGTTTAGGTGACAGGTTCGGACATGGGAAAGGCGGTGCTTATCAAATGTAG